In a genomic window of Gossypium arboreum isolate Shixiya-1 chromosome 9, ASM2569848v2, whole genome shotgun sequence:
- the LOC108453989 gene encoding MACPF domain-containing protein At1g14780-like isoform X1 produces the protein MGMEETEKPIEVRAVEALGKGFDISGDFRLKYAKGTRLVVLDETNKRDIVFPGAFTVQDVSQDIRLDKGDRIRFKSDVLEFNQMSELLNQKSSIQGKVPSGYLNSIFGLRGDWLHDAEDTKNLAFDGYFISLYHLHLTASPLVLHDRVKKSVPPHWDPAALSRFIRTYGTHIIVGMAIGGQDLICVRQNYSSTIPPSELRGYLEDLGDVMFSDGKSPSLLQRKMGDGKQKVPEVFNRILQSNTLQLASIAETSSKDGLTIICSKRGGNVFLHGHSNWLQTVPAKPEGILFKFVPITSLLTGIPGSGYLSHAINLYLRYKPAPEDLRFFLEFQVPLQWAPMFCELPLRHHRKKASCPSLQFAFLGPKIQVSSTQVSSDLKPAVGLRLYLEGKKCNRLAIHVQHLSSLPNIMTVTSGQPCRWRGSDDYKSSDQFLEPVRWKRYSNVCTSVVEHDPNWLQEVSNGVFIVTGAQLISKGKWPKTVLHLRLLYTHIPNCTIRKTEWAAPPETSRKAGFLTNLSTTFSFTQRAVTGQQKPAPTTLNSGVFPEGPPAPIRAKKLLKYVDVSEVIRGPHDAPGHWLVTAAKLVNEGGKISLHVKFALLDYP, from the exons ATGGGTATGGAGGAAACTGAGAAACCAATAGAGGTACGAGCTGTGGAAGCTTTGGGAAAAGGGTTTGATATAAGTGGTGATTTCAGGTTGAAATATGCTAAAGGTACAAGATTGGTTGTGCTTGATGAAACCAATAAAAGAGACATTGTATTCCCAGGTGCTTTTACCGTTCAAGACGTTTCTCAAGATATTCGTCTCGATAAAGGCGATCGTATTCGATTCAAATCTGATGTTCTTGAATTCAACCAG ATGTCCGAGTTACTTAATCAAAAGTCTTCGATTCAAGGAAAAGTTCCTTCAGGCTACCTCAACTCCATTTTTGGTTTGAGAGGAGATTGGCTTCATGATGCTGAAGACACCAAAAATCTTGCTTTCGATGGTTACTTTATTTCGTTATATCATTTACACCTTACAGCATCTCCACTTGTACTACACGACAGAGTTAAGAAGTCTGTTCCACCACACTGGGATCCAGCAGCGTTGTCTAG GTTCATTCGGACATATGGGACACATATAATAGTCGGCATGGCTATTGGAGGTCAAGATTTAATTTGTGTCAGACAGAACTATTCCTCTACAATTCCACCTTCGGAACTCAGAGGGTATTTGGAGGATCTCGGAGATGTTATGTTTTCAGATGGGAAAAGCCCTTCATTACTACAAAGAAAAATGGGAGACGGCAAACAAAAA GTGCCCGAGGTCTTTAACCGCATTTTGCAGTCCAATACCTTACAGTTGGCCAGCATTGCAGAAACATCAAGCAAAGAC GGACTCACTATCATTTGTTCGAAAAGAGGCGGAAATGTGTTCTTGCATGGTCACTCCAACTGGCTCCAGACTGTACCTGCGAAACCCGAGGGAATTTTGTTCAAGTTCGTGCCCATTACTTCTCTTCTGACTGGGATTCCAGGAAGCGGGTATCTCAGTCATGCAATCAACTTGTATCTTCGTT ACAAGCCTGCTCCGGAGGATTTGCGGTTTTTCTTGGAGTTTCAAGTTCCGCTACAATGGGCCCCTATGTTTTGTGAGCTGCCTCTTAGGCATCATAGGAAAAAAGCTTCTTGCCCTTCCCTGCAATTTGCTTTCTTGGGTCCTAAGATACAAGTCAGCTCCACGCAG GTTTCAAGTGATCTAAAACCGGCTGTTGGCCTCCGACTGTACTTAGAAGGAAAGAAATGCAACAGGCTGGCAATACACGTGCAGCATCTCTCAAGTCTTCCGAATATAATGACGGTCACATCAGGCCAGCCATGCCGATGGCGAGGATCAGATGACTATAAATCAAGCGACCAATTTTTAGAGCCGGTTCGGTGGAAGAGATACTCAAATGTGTGCACGTCTGTTGTTGAACATGACCCTAACTGGTTACAAGAAGTCTCAAATGGTGTTTTTATCGTAACTGGTGCACAGCTCATTAGTAAAGGGAAGTGGCCAAAGACAGTTTTGCATCTCCGTCTGCTTTACACGCATATACCGAACTGCACAATCCGGAAGACTGAGTGGGCTGCTCCACCTGAAACTTCTCGTAAGGCTGGTTTCCTCACAAATCTCAGCACGACTTTCTCATTCACTCAACGGGCAGTCACCGGACAACAAAAACCAGCTCCAACCACACTTAATTCAGGCGTGTTTCCGGAAGGTCCACCAGCACCAATTCGTGCAAAAAAGTTGCTAAAATATGTAGATGTATCGGAGGTCATCCGTGGTCCACACGATGCTCCGGGACATTGGCTGGTAACAGCAGCCAAGCTAGTGAATGAAGGTGGTAAGATTAGTTTGCATGTGAAGTTTGCATTGTTGGATTATCCATGA
- the LOC108456946 gene encoding protein BCCIP homolog isoform X1: MPRKPARHHRLLPVRPLTFSPFARSVARVATAYLVKHYMHNAVQQSAGDEFKEKLKIIGRHSESSEDEEFDGVVQADFAFFDPKPDDFHGVKTLLQSYLDNKQWDLSGFVDLILGQTTVGTVVKLEDDEDNGVFSIITALNLGRYKDHKCITELKEFLLNICHEKDKIGNLRSLLGDEAQKVGLLVSQCVVNLPPELLPPLYDALFDEISWATEDEPTEELRNSFRFKFYLVVSKFYKLNLQQKNANQKRSSSTDKDEAFLYIKPEDEILHKLSMWSFLFPLQTQQVATHELKNYQLTGIVMAVKAEDISSFRQQLHALINGS, translated from the exons ATGCCGCGGAAACCAGCTAGGCATCATAGATTGTTACCAGTTCGGCCTTTAACTTTCTCACCATTTGCTCGTTCTGTTGCTCGAGTTGCTACTGCTTACCTGGTTAAACATTACATGCACAATGCGGTGCAGCAATCTGCTG GTGATGAATTTAAGGAGAAGTTAAAAATCATAGGCAGACACTCCGAGTCATCTGAGGATGAAGAATTTGAT GGAGTTGTCCAAGCAGATTTTGCATTCTTTGACCCAAAACCAGATGATTTTCATGGTGTGAAAACATTGCTGCAATCCTACCTTGATAACAAGCAATGGGATTTGAGCGGTTTTGTGGACTTGATATTGGGACAAACCACCGTTGGAACTGTCGTTAAATTAGAGGATGATGAAGACAATGGAGTTTTTTCTATAATTACTGCCCTTAACTTGGGGAGATACAAG GATCACAAATGTATTACAGAGCTCAAGGAGTTCCTTCTTAACATATGCCATGAGAAAGATAAAATAGGAAACTTGAGATCACTTTTGGGAGATGAAGCACAGAAAGTGGGTCTCTTGGTTTCCCAATGTGTAGTGAATCTTCCTCCTGAACTCTTGCCGCCTCTTTATGATGCACTCTTTGATGAAATTTCATGGGCTACCGAAGATGAG CCCACAGAGGAGTTGCGTAATTCCTTCCGGTTCAAATTTTACTTAGTAGTAAGCAAATTTTACAAG CTGAATCTACAGCAGAAGAATGCAAATCAGAAAAGGTCTTCAAGCACTGACAAAGATGAGGCTTTCTTATATATTAAGCCTGAAGATGAGATTTTGCATAAG CTGAGCATGTGGTCCTTCCTTTTTCCATTGCAAACTCAACAGGTTGCAACTCATGAG CTAAAAAATTACCAGCTAACAGGGATTGTTATGGCTGTCAAAGCAGAAGACATTTCCTCATTCCGACAACAATTGCATGCTTTGATAAATGGATCTTGA
- the LOC108456949 gene encoding oil body-associated protein 1A-like, translating into MYHPQVPGEPTQTTTSLVETATGAIQSFRPIKQIHQHLCAFHFYGYDMTRQVEAHHFCAHQNEEMRQCLIYDTPEADAKLIGLEYIISENLFLTLPDEEKPLWHSHLYEVKSGVLFMPRVPGPIERQDLDKVCKTYGKTIHFWQVDKGDNLPLGLPQLMMTLTRDGQLYDELARDVEKRFGVSFEKERAKRADMEGPTHGIHPLANGGGKGLITKLRELHCNRTDPSFASSQL; encoded by the exons ATGTATCACCCTCAAGTTCCAGGCGAGCCCACCCAAACCACCACTTCCCTCGTCGAGACTGCCACCGGCGCCATCCAAAGCTTCCGCCCTATCAAACAAATCCATCAACACCTCTGCGC ATTTCATTTCTATGGCTACGACATGACCCGTCAAGTCGAAGCGCACCATTTCTGCGCACATCAAAACGAAGAAATGCGACAATGTCTCATATATGACACCCCAGAAGCCGATGCAAAGCTCATCGGATTGGAGTACATCATATCGGAGAATTTGTTTTTGACGTTGCCGGACGAAGAGAAGCCGCTTTGGCATTCACATTTGTACGAAGTGAAGAGTGGGGTGTTGTTTATGCCGCGAGTTCCAGGGCCGATCGAGAGGCAAGATCTGGACAAAGTTTGCAAGACTTATGGGAAGACCATCCATTTTTGGCAAGTCGATAAAGGTGATAATCTCCCTCTTGGGTTACCTCAATTGATGATGACTCTCACAAGAGATGGTCAGCTTTATGATGAACTTGCTCGAG ATGTAGAGAAGCGATTTGGGGTATCATTTGAGAAAGAAAGGGCGAAGCGAGCTGACATGGAGGGTCCGACACATGGCATTCATCCATTGGCCAATGGTGGTGGGAAAGGGCTGATCACCAAACTCAGGGAGCTCCATTGCAACCGTACTGATCCTTCATTTGCATCATCACAGCTTTAA
- the LOC108456946 gene encoding protein BCCIP homolog isoform X2, whose translation MPRKPARHHRLLPVRPLTFSPFARSVARVATAYLVKHYMHNAVQQSAGDEFKEKLKIIGRHSESSEDEEFDGVVQADFAFFDPKPDDFHGVKTLLQSYLDNKQWDLSGFVDLILGQTTVGTVVKLEDDEDNGVFSIITALNLGRYKDHKCITELKEFLLNICHEKDKIGNLRSLLGDEAQKVGLLVSQCVVNLPPELLPPLYDALFDEISWATEDEPTEELRNSFRFKFYLVVSKFYKQKNANQKRSSSTDKDEAFLYIKPEDEILHKLSMWSFLFPLQTQQVATHELKNYQLTGIVMAVKAEDISSFRQQLHALINGS comes from the exons ATGCCGCGGAAACCAGCTAGGCATCATAGATTGTTACCAGTTCGGCCTTTAACTTTCTCACCATTTGCTCGTTCTGTTGCTCGAGTTGCTACTGCTTACCTGGTTAAACATTACATGCACAATGCGGTGCAGCAATCTGCTG GTGATGAATTTAAGGAGAAGTTAAAAATCATAGGCAGACACTCCGAGTCATCTGAGGATGAAGAATTTGAT GGAGTTGTCCAAGCAGATTTTGCATTCTTTGACCCAAAACCAGATGATTTTCATGGTGTGAAAACATTGCTGCAATCCTACCTTGATAACAAGCAATGGGATTTGAGCGGTTTTGTGGACTTGATATTGGGACAAACCACCGTTGGAACTGTCGTTAAATTAGAGGATGATGAAGACAATGGAGTTTTTTCTATAATTACTGCCCTTAACTTGGGGAGATACAAG GATCACAAATGTATTACAGAGCTCAAGGAGTTCCTTCTTAACATATGCCATGAGAAAGATAAAATAGGAAACTTGAGATCACTTTTGGGAGATGAAGCACAGAAAGTGGGTCTCTTGGTTTCCCAATGTGTAGTGAATCTTCCTCCTGAACTCTTGCCGCCTCTTTATGATGCACTCTTTGATGAAATTTCATGGGCTACCGAAGATGAG CCCACAGAGGAGTTGCGTAATTCCTTCCGGTTCAAATTTTACTTAGTAGTAAGCAAATTTTACAAG CAGAAGAATGCAAATCAGAAAAGGTCTTCAAGCACTGACAAAGATGAGGCTTTCTTATATATTAAGCCTGAAGATGAGATTTTGCATAAG CTGAGCATGTGGTCCTTCCTTTTTCCATTGCAAACTCAACAGGTTGCAACTCATGAG CTAAAAAATTACCAGCTAACAGGGATTGTTATGGCTGTCAAAGCAGAAGACATTTCCTCATTCCGACAACAATTGCATGCTTTGATAAATGGATCTTGA
- the LOC108453989 gene encoding MACPF domain-containing protein At1g14780-like isoform X2 — protein sequence MSELLNQKSSIQGKVPSGYLNSIFGLRGDWLHDAEDTKNLAFDGYFISLYHLHLTASPLVLHDRVKKSVPPHWDPAALSRFIRTYGTHIIVGMAIGGQDLICVRQNYSSTIPPSELRGYLEDLGDVMFSDGKSPSLLQRKMGDGKQKVPEVFNRILQSNTLQLASIAETSSKDGLTIICSKRGGNVFLHGHSNWLQTVPAKPEGILFKFVPITSLLTGIPGSGYLSHAINLYLRYKPAPEDLRFFLEFQVPLQWAPMFCELPLRHHRKKASCPSLQFAFLGPKIQVSSTQVSSDLKPAVGLRLYLEGKKCNRLAIHVQHLSSLPNIMTVTSGQPCRWRGSDDYKSSDQFLEPVRWKRYSNVCTSVVEHDPNWLQEVSNGVFIVTGAQLISKGKWPKTVLHLRLLYTHIPNCTIRKTEWAAPPETSRKAGFLTNLSTTFSFTQRAVTGQQKPAPTTLNSGVFPEGPPAPIRAKKLLKYVDVSEVIRGPHDAPGHWLVTAAKLVNEGGKISLHVKFALLDYP from the exons ATGTCCGAGTTACTTAATCAAAAGTCTTCGATTCAAGGAAAAGTTCCTTCAGGCTACCTCAACTCCATTTTTGGTTTGAGAGGAGATTGGCTTCATGATGCTGAAGACACCAAAAATCTTGCTTTCGATGGTTACTTTATTTCGTTATATCATTTACACCTTACAGCATCTCCACTTGTACTACACGACAGAGTTAAGAAGTCTGTTCCACCACACTGGGATCCAGCAGCGTTGTCTAG GTTCATTCGGACATATGGGACACATATAATAGTCGGCATGGCTATTGGAGGTCAAGATTTAATTTGTGTCAGACAGAACTATTCCTCTACAATTCCACCTTCGGAACTCAGAGGGTATTTGGAGGATCTCGGAGATGTTATGTTTTCAGATGGGAAAAGCCCTTCATTACTACAAAGAAAAATGGGAGACGGCAAACAAAAA GTGCCCGAGGTCTTTAACCGCATTTTGCAGTCCAATACCTTACAGTTGGCCAGCATTGCAGAAACATCAAGCAAAGAC GGACTCACTATCATTTGTTCGAAAAGAGGCGGAAATGTGTTCTTGCATGGTCACTCCAACTGGCTCCAGACTGTACCTGCGAAACCCGAGGGAATTTTGTTCAAGTTCGTGCCCATTACTTCTCTTCTGACTGGGATTCCAGGAAGCGGGTATCTCAGTCATGCAATCAACTTGTATCTTCGTT ACAAGCCTGCTCCGGAGGATTTGCGGTTTTTCTTGGAGTTTCAAGTTCCGCTACAATGGGCCCCTATGTTTTGTGAGCTGCCTCTTAGGCATCATAGGAAAAAAGCTTCTTGCCCTTCCCTGCAATTTGCTTTCTTGGGTCCTAAGATACAAGTCAGCTCCACGCAG GTTTCAAGTGATCTAAAACCGGCTGTTGGCCTCCGACTGTACTTAGAAGGAAAGAAATGCAACAGGCTGGCAATACACGTGCAGCATCTCTCAAGTCTTCCGAATATAATGACGGTCACATCAGGCCAGCCATGCCGATGGCGAGGATCAGATGACTATAAATCAAGCGACCAATTTTTAGAGCCGGTTCGGTGGAAGAGATACTCAAATGTGTGCACGTCTGTTGTTGAACATGACCCTAACTGGTTACAAGAAGTCTCAAATGGTGTTTTTATCGTAACTGGTGCACAGCTCATTAGTAAAGGGAAGTGGCCAAAGACAGTTTTGCATCTCCGTCTGCTTTACACGCATATACCGAACTGCACAATCCGGAAGACTGAGTGGGCTGCTCCACCTGAAACTTCTCGTAAGGCTGGTTTCCTCACAAATCTCAGCACGACTTTCTCATTCACTCAACGGGCAGTCACCGGACAACAAAAACCAGCTCCAACCACACTTAATTCAGGCGTGTTTCCGGAAGGTCCACCAGCACCAATTCGTGCAAAAAAGTTGCTAAAATATGTAGATGTATCGGAGGTCATCCGTGGTCCACACGATGCTCCGGGACATTGGCTGGTAACAGCAGCCAAGCTAGTGAATGAAGGTGGTAAGATTAGTTTGCATGTGAAGTTTGCATTGTTGGATTATCCATGA
- the LOC108456948 gene encoding oil body-associated protein 1A-like, with protein MRSCVGCHVYCIPLPRVALHANASSLSWQLKTLHGALISLNQLLSNHKAMSNHAQVPGEPTETTTSLVETATGAIQGFRPIKQIHEHLCAFHFYGYDMTRQVEAHHFCAHQNEEMRQCLIYDTPEADAKLIGLEYMISENLFLTLPDEEKPLWHSHLYEVKSGVLFMPRVPGPIERHGLDKVCKTYGKTIHFWQVDKGDNLPLGLPQLMMALTRDGQLDEELGRDVEKRFGVSFEKERVKRAELTGPTHGIHPLANGGGKGLIPKLREVDCKPADSVPRVFV; from the exons ATGAGAAGCTGTGTTGGTTGCCACGTCTATTGTATTCCCCTCCCACGCGTAGCTCTGCATGCCAACGCAAGCTCCCTATCATGGCAGCTTAAAACCCTCCATGGAGCCTTAATCTCTCTAAACCAGTTACTAAGCAACCACAAAGCGATGTCGAATCATGCGCAAGTTCCAGGCGAGCCCACTGAAACCACCACTTCCCTCGTCGAGACCGCCACCGGTGCCATCCAAGGCTTCCGCCCCATCAAACAAATCCATGAACATCTCTGCGC ATTTCATTTCTATGGCTACGACATGACCCGTCAAGTCGAAGCGCACCATTTCTGCGCACATCAAAACGAAGAAATGCGACAATGTCTCATATATGACACCCCCGAAGCCGATGCAAAGCTCATCGGATTGGAGTATATGATATCGGAGAATTTGTTTTTGACGTTGCCGGACGAAGAGAAGCCGCTTTGGCATTCGCATTTGTACGAAGTGAAGAGTGGGGTGTTGTTTATGCCGCGAGTTCCGGGGCCAATCGAGAGGCATGGTCTGGACAAAGTTTGCAAGACTTATGGGAAGACCATCCATTTTTGGCAAGTCGATAAAGGTGATAATCTCCCTCTTGGGTTACCTCAATTGATGATGGCTCTCACTAGAGATGGTCAGCTCGATGAAGAACTTGGTCGAG ATGTGGAGAAGCGATTTGGGGTATCATTTGAGAAAGAGAGGGTGAAGAGAGCTGAGTTGACGGGTCCAACACATGGGATTCATCCATTGGCAAATGGAGGTGGGAAAGGGCTGATCCCTAAACTCAGGGAGGTGGATTGTAAGCCTGCTGATTCAGTTCCCCGGGTCTTCGTTTGA
- the LOC108456946 gene encoding protein BCCIP homolog isoform X3, with translation MPRKPARHHRLLPVRPLTFSPFARSVARVATAYLVKHYMHNAVQQSAGDEFKEKLKIIGRHSESSEDEEFDGVVQADFAFFDPKPDDFHGVKTLLQSYLDNKQWDLSGFVDLILGQTTVGTVVKLEDDEDNGVFSIITALNLGRYKDHKCITELKEFLLNICHEKDKIGNLRSLLGDEAQKVGLLVSQCVVNLPPELLPPLYDALFDEISWATEDEPTEELRNSFRFKFYLVVSKFYKKNANQKRSSSTDKDEAFLYIKPEDEILHKLSMWSFLFPLQTQQVATHELKNYQLTGIVMAVKAEDISSFRQQLHALINGS, from the exons ATGCCGCGGAAACCAGCTAGGCATCATAGATTGTTACCAGTTCGGCCTTTAACTTTCTCACCATTTGCTCGTTCTGTTGCTCGAGTTGCTACTGCTTACCTGGTTAAACATTACATGCACAATGCGGTGCAGCAATCTGCTG GTGATGAATTTAAGGAGAAGTTAAAAATCATAGGCAGACACTCCGAGTCATCTGAGGATGAAGAATTTGAT GGAGTTGTCCAAGCAGATTTTGCATTCTTTGACCCAAAACCAGATGATTTTCATGGTGTGAAAACATTGCTGCAATCCTACCTTGATAACAAGCAATGGGATTTGAGCGGTTTTGTGGACTTGATATTGGGACAAACCACCGTTGGAACTGTCGTTAAATTAGAGGATGATGAAGACAATGGAGTTTTTTCTATAATTACTGCCCTTAACTTGGGGAGATACAAG GATCACAAATGTATTACAGAGCTCAAGGAGTTCCTTCTTAACATATGCCATGAGAAAGATAAAATAGGAAACTTGAGATCACTTTTGGGAGATGAAGCACAGAAAGTGGGTCTCTTGGTTTCCCAATGTGTAGTGAATCTTCCTCCTGAACTCTTGCCGCCTCTTTATGATGCACTCTTTGATGAAATTTCATGGGCTACCGAAGATGAG CCCACAGAGGAGTTGCGTAATTCCTTCCGGTTCAAATTTTACTTAGTAGTAAGCAAATTTTACAAG AAGAATGCAAATCAGAAAAGGTCTTCAAGCACTGACAAAGATGAGGCTTTCTTATATATTAAGCCTGAAGATGAGATTTTGCATAAG CTGAGCATGTGGTCCTTCCTTTTTCCATTGCAAACTCAACAGGTTGCAACTCATGAG CTAAAAAATTACCAGCTAACAGGGATTGTTATGGCTGTCAAAGCAGAAGACATTTCCTCATTCCGACAACAATTGCATGCTTTGATAAATGGATCTTGA